A section of the Sporosarcina sp. ANT_H38 genome encodes:
- a CDS encoding helix-turn-helix transcriptional regulator, whose protein sequence is MAIIINIDVMLAKRKMSVTELSERVGITMANLSILKNGKAKAIRLSTLDAVCKALECQPGDILEYKSDEDAFE, encoded by the coding sequence ATGGCAATTATAATCAATATTGATGTGATGTTGGCTAAAAGAAAAATGAGTGTTACAGAACTTTCTGAGAGGGTAGGAATAACGATGGCTAATCTTTCTATATTGAAAAATGGTAAGGCAAAAGCAATACGATTATCAACTTTAGATGCGGTTTGTAAGGCTTTAGAATGTCAGCCTGGAGATATTTTAGAATACAAAAGTGACGAAGACGCTTTTGAATAA
- a CDS encoding DUF2975 domain-containing protein codes for MKQGSTLFLKIVVFIIGTPVLALCIFGLPMLAKETAESNSEFAYVLYGIFIIMYLSAIPFFVALYQAFKLLSYIDKNKAFSDLSVKVLKTIKYCAITISICYVVGMPFFILMGHKDDSPGVVALGLVIIFASILIAVFAAVLQRLLQEAIDIKSENDLMV; via the coding sequence ATGAAACAAGGTTCAACACTCTTTTTAAAGATAGTCGTTTTCATTATTGGAACTCCAGTTCTTGCTTTATGTATATTTGGGTTGCCTATGTTAGCTAAAGAAACAGCGGAAAGTAATTCGGAGTTCGCTTATGTATTATATGGTATTTTTATAATTATGTATTTGTCGGCAATACCGTTTTTCGTTGCTTTGTATCAGGCTTTTAAACTCTTAAGCTACATTGACAAGAATAAAGCTTTCTCGGATTTATCTGTAAAGGTTTTAAAGACCATCAAATACTGTGCAATCACAATCAGTATCTGTTATGTAGTTGGCATGCCATTCTTTATACTCATGGGGCATAAAGACGACTCTCCAGGTGTCGTAGCACTCGGATTAGTCATTATTTTTGCTTCTATACTAATTGCAGTCTTCGCTGCTGTTCTTCAAAGGCTTTTACAAGAAGCCATCGATATAAAATCGGAAAATGACTTAATGGTCTGA
- a CDS encoding peptidylprolyl isomerase has protein sequence MQKIFFSLLTIFGLVLLTACGNSASENEKQEEVVTVGQDPVEENSTKNSEEATTMYPQLSKEVAANEALVVMNTTMGPIKIKLFPEQAPKTVENFLTHAENGYYDGIIFHRVIEDFMIQGGDPTGTGMGGTSIYGASFEDEFTMDLFNLKGALSMANAGPGTNGSQFFIVHASEVPASVDQLKKGGYPAEIAEAYGEMGGTPHLDQKHTVFGQVIEGMDVVDKIAKVKKGRQDKPVEDISIESIEIIQK, from the coding sequence ATGCAGAAAATATTTTTCTCCCTTCTTACGATCTTTGGTCTCGTCTTACTTACCGCATGCGGTAATAGTGCGTCTGAGAACGAAAAACAAGAAGAAGTAGTGACTGTTGGACAAGATCCAGTAGAAGAAAATAGCACGAAGAACTCAGAGGAGGCAACAACAATGTATCCACAATTATCAAAAGAAGTAGCTGCAAACGAAGCACTAGTTGTTATGAACACAACAATGGGGCCAATCAAAATTAAGCTTTTCCCTGAACAAGCACCAAAAACAGTTGAAAACTTCTTAACACATGCAGAAAACGGTTATTATGACGGTATTATCTTCCACCGTGTTATTGAAGACTTCATGATTCAAGGTGGCGACCCAACAGGAACTGGTATGGGCGGAACAAGCATTTACGGTGCTTCATTTGAAGATGAATTCACTATGGATCTATTTAACTTAAAAGGAGCTCTTTCAATGGCGAACGCAGGCCCAGGAACAAATGGCAGCCAGTTCTTCATCGTTCATGCTTCAGAAGTTCCTGCTTCAGTTGATCAACTGAAAAAAGGTGGATATCCAGCTGAAATCGCTGAAGCTTATGGCGAAATGGGCGGAACTCCTCACTTAGACCAAAAACATACAGTATTCGGTCAAGTTATTGAAGGCATGGATGTTGTCGACAAAATTGCAAAAGTGAAAAAAGGCCGTCAAGATAAGCCTGTTGAAGATATTTCTATTGAATCAATCGAAATCATTCAAAAGTAA
- a CDS encoding MFS transporter produces the protein MDVQKKNFIIIWLTNFLVAGTLTMIMPFLSLYIETFGDHSDAYVQKWSGLIFGAVFITAFIMSPIWGRIADKYGFKPILIINGFGIAISIFLMSFVQSVEAFFILRLFMGVVTGFIPTSLAFISANTAKEEAGKMLGTLQMGSVTGTLFGPILGGLLADAFGFQYTFIITSVSVAIAAIIILFGIKEQKRVKNPKAIHYSRKAILGGMLRHRLMLNVMVVTALIQIGNFSIQPLLSLYVAELTDAKDVALLAGITFSAAGVGNLLFARRWGKLGDDIGYEKVLSILLILSFVFIIPQAFVTELWQLMACRLLFGIAVGGMIPITTALVRREAPVDIQGEVMGYNTSFRFLGNIIGPIFGGIVSGFIGIGSVFIVTGSLFLVGFAFLYYAKRKPVQDFEDFLAEEDHQSKR, from the coding sequence ATGGACGTGCAAAAAAAGAATTTCATCATCATTTGGTTGACGAACTTCCTTGTTGCTGGAACACTTACGATGATCATGCCCTTCCTATCTCTTTACATCGAAACGTTTGGCGATCATTCGGATGCGTACGTCCAAAAATGGTCAGGACTCATTTTCGGTGCAGTATTCATCACTGCGTTTATCATGTCACCAATTTGGGGACGAATTGCTGATAAATATGGTTTCAAGCCCATTCTCATTATTAACGGCTTCGGGATTGCTATATCTATTTTCCTCATGAGTTTTGTTCAGTCCGTTGAAGCATTTTTCATTTTGAGACTCTTCATGGGTGTTGTTACAGGGTTCATTCCTACTTCGCTTGCATTCATTTCTGCTAATACTGCAAAGGAAGAAGCAGGAAAAATGTTGGGCACTTTGCAAATGGGCAGCGTTACGGGGACTCTATTTGGTCCTATATTGGGCGGATTACTTGCAGACGCATTCGGCTTCCAATATACGTTCATCATCACTTCCGTATCGGTTGCGATTGCTGCCATCATCATTCTGTTCGGAATTAAGGAACAAAAACGGGTGAAAAACCCAAAAGCCATTCATTATTCACGCAAGGCTATTTTGGGTGGTATGTTGCGTCATCGTCTTATGCTAAACGTCATGGTTGTCACAGCACTCATTCAGATAGGTAATTTCAGTATTCAGCCTTTGCTATCGTTATATGTTGCAGAACTAACCGATGCGAAAGATGTTGCACTCCTTGCCGGTATCACCTTTAGTGCCGCAGGAGTAGGAAACCTTCTGTTTGCACGTAGATGGGGGAAACTTGGCGATGATATTGGCTACGAAAAGGTGCTGTCCATCCTTCTGATTCTGTCATTCGTGTTTATTATTCCGCAAGCGTTTGTTACGGAGTTATGGCAACTGATGGCTTGTCGCCTTCTATTTGGGATTGCAGTTGGTGGTATGATTCCGATTACAACTGCACTTGTCAGACGGGAAGCGCCCGTTGATATTCAAGGCGAAGTAATGGGTTACAATACAAGTTTTCGTTTTCTCGGCAACATTATCGGTCCGATATTCGGTGGGATTGTTAGCGGTTTTATCGGCATCGGATCTGTCTTTATAGTAACGGGAAGCCTATTCCTTGTTGGTTTCGCTTTCCTCTATTATGCGAAACGAAAGCCCGTTCAGGATTTTGAAGATTTCCTTGCTGAAGAAGATCACCAATCGAAGCGTTAA
- a CDS encoding transglycosylase domain-containing protein, translating into MKQFIGFIFILLSIPLLFVVQDAIAVELKNAGSFKDQIGDSIELSSPVINVPVTMKDRNGLIFAEEYIEWRDPLPLSSIPLFARQLFLESEDTGFFEHKGYDIAAIARAFAVNAATDDVSQGASTITQQVVRMRFLSTEKTYERKVTELFYAAELEKQSTKDEILEMYLNEMYFGHQVYGIGAAATFYFSKPLDTLNEAEMAFLAAIPNNPTLYDPLKHFDRTKVRQERLLSVLTKNRVLTTEEAEAHKNTTIKLRLKEKVNGFPAYSTYALAELTDLIAESEGLSKKITNAKDAAEKIALETLVKQRTAEVLSKGVIIETALNPEKQRRDEQTISSLLNPEGVQAGAAVIDNETREIVSVFAGKDYKKADFHRAFQAVRQPGSVLKPLLVYAPLFESSSYTENTPINSSNICIGSYCPTNIGGSVYGNVTVKEAFRQSHNTAAVRLLQIVGIDEAFSFIEPFGFKSITEKDRNYAAALGGFSKGMTPIELAGAYSSFIDGKYIPAHAIHAVKDRAGNVLYKWPDEQEEVWSPATVTKIRSMMSDVVLNGTGRGIPYTTSYTGAKTGTTNHYKDLWVGGLNDNYTTSVWVGYDKPQSIKNLSDQKLHLRIFSALLKD; encoded by the coding sequence TTGAAACAATTTATTGGTTTCATCTTTATTCTGTTATCCATTCCACTCCTCTTTGTTGTCCAAGATGCGATTGCTGTCGAGTTGAAGAACGCCGGATCCTTCAAAGACCAGATTGGAGACTCCATTGAACTTTCATCCCCAGTGATCAATGTGCCTGTAACGATGAAAGATCGTAATGGCCTCATTTTTGCAGAAGAGTATATAGAATGGCGCGATCCGCTACCGCTATCGTCCATCCCGCTATTCGCGCGCCAACTGTTTCTTGAGAGTGAAGATACAGGGTTCTTCGAGCATAAAGGCTATGATATAGCCGCAATTGCGCGTGCATTTGCTGTCAATGCTGCGACAGACGATGTCAGTCAAGGGGCCTCTACGATTACACAGCAAGTCGTACGAATGAGATTTTTATCGACCGAAAAGACGTATGAACGTAAGGTGACTGAACTTTTTTATGCAGCTGAACTTGAAAAACAATCGACAAAAGATGAAATTTTGGAAATGTATTTGAACGAAATGTATTTTGGCCATCAAGTGTACGGTATTGGTGCTGCGGCGACCTTTTACTTCAGCAAACCCTTAGATACGCTCAATGAAGCCGAAATGGCCTTCCTAGCGGCAATTCCAAACAACCCCACTTTATATGATCCTTTGAAACATTTCGATCGTACAAAAGTGAGACAGGAACGACTTTTATCGGTACTTACAAAAAATAGAGTTCTGACTACCGAGGAAGCCGAAGCGCATAAAAATACTACTATCAAATTAAGGCTGAAAGAAAAAGTGAATGGCTTTCCTGCCTACAGTACATATGCACTTGCTGAACTTACTGATCTCATAGCAGAGTCCGAAGGCTTATCTAAAAAAATCACAAATGCGAAAGATGCCGCTGAAAAGATTGCCCTTGAAACGCTTGTGAAACAGCGGACAGCTGAAGTATTGTCCAAAGGAGTGATTATCGAAACTGCACTTAACCCTGAAAAGCAAAGGCGAGATGAACAAACGATCTCCTCCCTTTTGAATCCTGAAGGCGTGCAGGCGGGTGCCGCCGTTATCGACAATGAAACCCGTGAAATTGTCAGTGTCTTCGCTGGGAAAGACTATAAGAAAGCAGATTTCCACCGTGCATTCCAGGCTGTCAGACAACCAGGTTCTGTTCTTAAACCACTGCTTGTATATGCTCCATTGTTTGAAAGTAGCTCCTATACAGAGAACACACCTATTAACAGCAGCAATATTTGCATCGGCTCGTACTGCCCGACAAATATCGGCGGTTCCGTTTATGGCAATGTCACCGTTAAAGAAGCTTTTCGACAAAGTCATAATACAGCAGCAGTCAGATTGCTTCAGATTGTTGGAATAGATGAGGCATTTAGTTTTATCGAACCGTTCGGATTTAAATCAATTACGGAGAAAGATAGGAACTACGCGGCTGCACTTGGCGGATTCTCAAAAGGAATGACTCCCATTGAACTTGCAGGGGCTTATTCCAGTTTCATCGATGGGAAGTATATCCCTGCCCATGCAATTCATGCTGTGAAGGATAGAGCGGGGAATGTGTTATATAAATGGCCAGATGAACAAGAGGAAGTTTGGTCCCCTGCAACAGTTACGAAGATTCGTAGCATGATGTCGGATGTCGTATTAAATGGAACTGGCCGCGGTATTCCGTATACAACTTCGTATACAGGAGCGAAAACCGGCACAACAAACCATTATAAAGATTTATGGGTTGGCGGATTGAACGACAACTATACAACCTCCGTCTGGGTTGGCTATGATAAGCCGCAATCTATTAAGAATTTAAGTGACCAGAAACTTCATTTACGCATATTTTCTGCACTGCTTAAAGACTAG
- a CDS encoding YufK family protein, producing MKNPYIFGYLPFVTIVLFSLTFGVYTVGMSVELFKGIGLYAGMREFLTDIQLRVFLLVIYALLFFMVFSALKLIAETIHETAMLFFSKDVEGESYNEARGGNVIYFFGALASAGGINSIKILAVLFLLTTFIYFVYVVYKLSKFMTIVSTIGLIAFEITFWSVLVSTIIYILLKLYTGVVASLPFPGN from the coding sequence TTGAAAAACCCATACATATTCGGTTATTTGCCGTTTGTCACAATTGTTTTATTTAGTTTAACGTTCGGAGTTTATACAGTAGGCATGTCAGTGGAGCTATTTAAGGGAATTGGTTTGTATGCAGGCATGCGAGAGTTTCTGACGGATATACAATTACGAGTTTTCCTGCTAGTTATCTATGCACTGCTTTTCTTTATGGTCTTTTCGGCGTTGAAGTTAATTGCGGAGACGATACACGAAACTGCGATGTTGTTCTTTTCAAAGGATGTGGAGGGCGAATCTTATAACGAGGCACGGGGAGGTAATGTCATCTACTTTTTCGGTGCACTTGCATCTGCAGGGGGCATTAATTCAATCAAAATATTAGCAGTTCTATTTTTGCTGACAACGTTCATCTACTTTGTCTATGTCGTTTATAAGTTGAGTAAATTTATGACAATCGTCAGTACAATTGGGCTTATCGCATTTGAAATTACGTTTTGGAGTGTACTTGTCTCCACGATCATCTACATATTGCTGAAGCTTTATACAGGAGTGGTCGCTAGTTTACCGTTTCCTGGAAATTGA
- a CDS encoding Na+/H+ antiporter subunit A: MFHSIGRRIFLNFVLLIFLPIVAALFIPLLFKKVKDIHTGWFVLLVPVSLFIYYIGFLKTTMDGGHAISELQWIPSLGISFVSYIDGLSLLFTLLITGIGALVVLYSIFYLDKRKEKLNHFYVYLLIFMSAMLGVVQSDNVISLYLFWELTSISSFLLIGYWNTRNASRFGALKSMMITVFGGLMMLGGFVLLGIMGDTFSIRELITNAPTFVSHEFFTLALVLVLLGAFTKSAQFPFHIWLPDAMEAPTPVSAYLHSATMVKAGLYLVARFTPIFAVSEVWIWLVAGIGLLTLFWGSFFAVKQTDLKAILAFSTVSQLGLIMSLLGVGALAYHSDDPIFKFATFAAIFHLINHATFKGSLFMIAGIVDHETGTRDIRKLGGLMSIMPVSFTVAFIGSMSMAGLPPFNGFLSKEMFLQSMLAIRHFELFNFATWGIIFPVIAWIASVFTFVYSFYFVFKTFAGQQKSEPLPVKPHEAPVGMLVSPVILATLVVAIFFIPNLIGKWLVKPAVMAVQPDLYSHPSEVAVHVAAWHGIAAPELWMTVSLVGVGFILFLTLARWQKMYDIQPQYLSLNALYDSAMLVGEGGMNKLSRFYMTGLIRTYLIYMFAFIASITAATLFIKEAFVVDMDSFSPVNMYGVLTAIVLVVSVCMVLIAKTRLSAIIALGAVGYSVALFFVIFKAPDLALTQLVIETISVALFLLAFKHLPSLNNHGQTKRNKLGNLIIAAGVGITVTLVALSAHSQKLIPSISQYYKDTVATEGGGGNIVNVILVDYRGFDTLFEIAVLSIAGIAVIAMIRLKLSRKEESTDENK; encoded by the coding sequence ATGTTTCATTCAATAGGAAGGAGGATTTTCTTGAATTTCGTATTATTGATTTTCCTGCCGATAGTGGCAGCCTTATTTATTCCCCTGCTATTTAAGAAAGTGAAAGACATACATACTGGGTGGTTCGTATTACTCGTCCCTGTCTCTCTCTTCATTTACTACATAGGATTCCTCAAAACAACAATGGATGGTGGACATGCCATCTCAGAATTGCAATGGATTCCTTCACTCGGCATTTCGTTCGTGTCGTATATTGATGGTCTCAGCCTACTGTTTACCTTGCTGATAACAGGCATCGGTGCACTTGTTGTTCTCTACTCTATCTTTTATCTCGATAAGCGTAAAGAAAAGCTGAACCACTTTTACGTCTATCTATTGATTTTCATGAGCGCAATGTTAGGAGTTGTGCAATCTGATAATGTTATTTCTCTTTATTTATTCTGGGAGCTAACATCCATTTCATCCTTCCTGCTTATTGGCTATTGGAATACACGTAATGCTTCACGATTTGGTGCATTGAAATCGATGATGATCACTGTATTTGGCGGATTGATGATGCTTGGGGGATTCGTTCTATTAGGAATTATGGGAGATACGTTTTCCATCCGTGAACTTATTACCAACGCACCAACTTTTGTAAGTCATGAATTCTTTACGCTGGCGCTCGTTCTCGTGTTACTTGGTGCATTTACGAAGTCTGCGCAGTTCCCGTTCCACATTTGGCTACCAGATGCTATGGAAGCGCCTACACCAGTTAGTGCCTATCTGCACTCTGCAACGATGGTGAAAGCAGGTCTATACCTTGTTGCTCGTTTCACACCGATTTTTGCAGTTTCTGAAGTATGGATCTGGCTTGTAGCTGGTATCGGACTTCTAACCTTATTCTGGGGATCTTTCTTTGCAGTGAAACAGACCGATTTGAAAGCGATTCTTGCTTTCTCTACAGTCAGTCAGCTTGGACTTATCATGTCCCTACTCGGAGTAGGTGCGCTTGCCTATCACTCCGATGATCCGATTTTCAAATTCGCAACATTTGCAGCAATCTTCCATTTGATCAACCACGCGACCTTTAAAGGTAGTTTGTTCATGATTGCAGGTATTGTCGATCACGAAACCGGTACGCGGGATATTAGGAAACTCGGTGGATTGATGAGCATTATGCCTGTCAGTTTCACGGTTGCGTTCATCGGTTCAATGTCAATGGCAGGTTTGCCGCCATTTAACGGCTTCCTGAGTAAGGAAATGTTCCTCCAATCAATGTTGGCAATTCGTCATTTTGAACTGTTCAACTTTGCGACATGGGGAATTATCTTCCCTGTTATCGCTTGGATTGCCAGTGTCTTCACATTTGTCTATAGCTTTTACTTTGTATTCAAGACGTTTGCTGGGCAACAAAAGAGTGAACCTCTTCCTGTTAAACCGCATGAAGCGCCTGTCGGGATGCTTGTATCTCCCGTCATTCTTGCTACGCTCGTCGTCGCAATCTTCTTCATCCCGAATTTGATTGGTAAATGGTTGGTAAAACCAGCTGTCATGGCTGTCCAGCCTGATTTATACAGCCATCCTTCTGAAGTTGCCGTTCACGTTGCAGCTTGGCACGGAATTGCTGCTCCTGAATTATGGATGACAGTTTCGCTTGTTGGTGTTGGATTTATCCTGTTTCTAACATTGGCAAGATGGCAAAAAATGTACGATATCCAGCCACAGTACTTGTCGTTAAATGCATTGTATGATTCAGCCATGTTAGTTGGTGAAGGTGGAATGAACAAACTTTCACGCTTCTATATGACTGGGTTAATCCGCACATATCTAATTTATATGTTTGCCTTTATCGCTTCAATTACGGCTGCAACGCTATTCATCAAAGAAGCTTTCGTTGTTGATATGGATAGTTTTTCTCCCGTCAACATGTATGGGGTCCTAACTGCTATTGTTCTGGTCGTCTCAGTATGTATGGTTCTTATCGCGAAGACTAGGCTATCAGCAATTATTGCTTTAGGTGCCGTCGGGTATTCGGTTGCTTTATTCTTCGTCATTTTCAAAGCACCTGACCTGGCACTTACACAGCTCGTCATTGAAACGATATCGGTCGCCCTGTTCTTGTTAGCCTTTAAACATTTGCCGTCACTTAATAATCACGGTCAAACAAAACGCAACAAGCTTGGTAATCTGATTATTGCTGCTGGTGTGGGAATCACGGTGACCTTAGTTGCTTTGTCAGCCCATTCACAAAAACTGATTCCATCTATCTCACAATATTATAAAGATACAGTTGCTACAGAAGGTGGGGGCGGTAATATCGTCAACGTCATTCTTGTAGATTATCGTGGGTTTGATACATTATTTGAAATCGCTGTTCTGTCTATCGCCGGAATCGCTGTCATCGCAATGATTCGTCTGAAGTTGTCAAGAAAGGAGGAGAGTACGGATGAAAACAAATGA
- a CDS encoding Na(+)/H(+) antiporter subunit B encodes MKTNDVILQTTTKFVFFIIFLFSIHIFFAGHYTPGGGFVGGLLTSGAIVLLLLAFDLQTVQKALPFNFTIVTAIGLLLSLGTAAGSILFNVPFFTHAFDYFTLPLFGKTSLHTAMIFDAGVYLVVVGAAVTMIQTIGGDE; translated from the coding sequence ATGAAAACAAATGATGTCATTTTACAAACGACAACAAAATTCGTATTCTTTATCATTTTCCTTTTTTCAATCCATATTTTCTTTGCGGGACACTATACACCAGGTGGGGGATTTGTCGGAGGACTGCTAACATCAGGGGCAATTGTGTTGCTGTTACTAGCCTTTGATTTACAAACTGTCCAAAAAGCTTTGCCTTTTAATTTTACAATCGTAACAGCTATCGGCTTACTGCTTTCACTTGGAACAGCCGCGGGTTCAATCTTGTTCAACGTTCCGTTCTTCACACATGCTTTCGATTATTTCACCTTGCCTTTGTTCGGAAAAACTTCCTTACATACTGCGATGATTTTCGATGCCGGTGTTTATCTCGTTGTTGTAGGTGCCGCCGTTACAATGATTCAGACGATTGGAGGAGATGAATAA
- a CDS encoding Na(+)/H(+) antiporter subunit C: protein MEFIMAIVIGILFMAAVYLILSRSILKIIVGTGLLSHGAHLLILTMGGLGGTSPPVLANGVTDYADPLPQALILTAIVISFGVTAFILVLAYRSYAENKTDNMDLMRGNDEHD, encoded by the coding sequence ATGGAATTTATAATGGCTATTGTCATCGGAATCCTCTTCATGGCAGCTGTCTATCTGATTCTTTCAAGAAGCATACTCAAAATCATAGTAGGGACAGGTCTGTTGAGTCACGGTGCACATCTACTAATCCTTACAATGGGCGGTCTTGGCGGTACTTCACCGCCAGTTTTAGCCAATGGTGTAACCGATTACGCAGATCCTTTACCACAGGCACTTATTTTAACGGCGATAGTAATCAGTTTCGGTGTGACAGCGTTCATCCTCGTTCTTGCTTACAGATCGTACGCCGAAAATAAGACAGACAATATGGATCTCATGAGAGGAAATGACGAACATGATTAA
- a CDS encoding Na+/H+ antiporter subunit D, with protein sequence MINLLLFPIILPFLFAIILLFFKENIKVQRLLTCLGLIVSLVAALFLVAKVKADGVQAITLGSWPAPFGISMVSDMLSALLVTTTILITLFVVLYSFTAIGEERERYFYYPAILFMITGINGAFTTGDIFNMFVFFEVLLIASYLLIVLGGEKKQLRESLKYILVNVISSALFVITVAYLYSVVGTLNMADISVKIAEIGQPGIITVIAVLFLIVFGVKGSLFPLYFWLPGSYAAPPIPVLALFGALLTKVGIYAIIRTYTLFFVHDIGFTHGLLSALALLTIVAGCIGALAYFDVKQIIIYNIVIAVGVILFGASQMNEAGLMGAVFYLIHDMLIKGALFLLIGIIVYVTGTSNLRKMGGLIKTHAPLGWMYLIAAFGLAGIPPLSGFVGKLLIVKGAFEAGNVLGSMIILASSLVVLLSVIRIFIYAFWGDPTTVELPKTNRRTYRKMMMPAVALVILSVLYGVGSEWLIPYMTDATDVLLQPSIYIDAVLKE encoded by the coding sequence ATGATTAATCTACTTTTATTCCCAATCATATTGCCATTCCTTTTCGCAATTATTCTTCTGTTTTTCAAGGAGAATATCAAGGTACAGCGATTGTTGACCTGTTTGGGGCTGATAGTCAGCCTGGTAGCCGCACTTTTCCTTGTTGCTAAGGTCAAAGCTGACGGCGTTCAAGCCATTACACTCGGAAGCTGGCCGGCACCATTCGGAATTTCAATGGTTTCTGATATGTTGTCTGCATTACTAGTAACAACAACAATCTTAATCACACTTTTTGTTGTGCTATACAGTTTCACTGCGATTGGTGAAGAGCGGGAGCGCTACTTTTATTATCCCGCTATCCTGTTCATGATTACAGGCATCAATGGCGCATTTACTACAGGTGATATTTTCAATATGTTCGTATTCTTCGAAGTGCTGCTCATCGCCTCTTATCTGTTAATCGTTCTAGGCGGCGAGAAAAAACAGCTTCGAGAATCACTGAAGTACATACTCGTCAATGTCATTTCATCTGCATTATTCGTTATCACAGTTGCTTACCTCTACTCTGTTGTTGGTACATTAAATATGGCCGATATTTCAGTGAAGATTGCAGAGATTGGACAACCAGGTATCATAACGGTGATTGCAGTTCTCTTTTTAATCGTATTCGGAGTAAAAGGGTCTCTGTTCCCTCTTTATTTCTGGCTGCCAGGATCTTATGCAGCACCACCGATACCAGTGCTTGCCCTATTCGGAGCATTGCTGACTAAAGTCGGTATCTATGCAATCATCCGAACGTATACGCTATTCTTCGTTCACGACATCGGATTTACACATGGATTATTATCTGCTCTTGCACTGCTCACAATCGTTGCTGGTTGTATTGGTGCACTCGCCTATTTCGATGTAAAACAAATAATCATTTACAATATCGTCATTGCAGTGGGTGTCATCTTATTCGGTGCTTCACAAATGAACGAGGCTGGTTTAATGGGAGCGGTTTTCTATCTAATCCATGACATGCTCATTAAAGGGGCTTTGTTCCTTCTAATTGGCATCATTGTTTACGTAACCGGAACCTCTAACTTACGGAAAATGGGTGGGCTAATTAAAACCCATGCGCCACTTGGCTGGATGTATCTAATTGCTGCATTTGGACTAGCTGGTATTCCGCCATTAAGTGGTTTCGTCGGCAAACTTCTCATTGTAAAAGGTGCATTCGAGGCGGGTAATGTCTTGGGGAGTATGATCATCCTGGCATCGAGCCTTGTGGTTCTATTGTCTGTCATCCGGATTTTCATCTATGCATTCTGGGGAGACCCTACAACTGTCGAATTGCCGAAAACAAACCGTCGAACATACCGGAAGATGATGATGCCAGCTGTTGCATTGGTCATTCTTTCCGTACTATACGGTGTTGGGTCTGAATGGCTCATTCCCTATATGACGGACGCGACAGACGTATTACTACAACCATCCATCTATATTGATGCGGTGTTAAAGGAGTAG